The following proteins come from a genomic window of Chloracidobacterium sp.:
- a CDS encoding PD40 domain-containing protein — protein MTSAAREYYFFDEFRLDLPKRRLERDGEAIPLKPKAFDLLLVLVENSGQLMSKDDLFQLVWSDRIVEESNLSVHMAQIRKALGESAKRPRYILTVSGEGYRFVGNVHTNADPECEEIFEQQTFASIVLESDVVDERPVQTENNRRWANGRPLIVVFGLLVIFLLTIFGGFLMQDRFAAKTQIPFQRFSIKRLTNNGKVTYASLSPDGKLFAYSKEHRDGRASLWLGHVNGTSEVQLREPAEVTYAFIKFAPDGSTLYYVAIDLNRASALFKMPVLGGKADKIKDEINFISFAPSGEEFVFVRNEADRSTLKIADLRGNERELISRPRSLEFNARTPAWSPDGKMIAVAAFAKENAETQEILIVTVDDGSISRLTGLGWQLYRSLVWRNDANGLIAVGSERSLTVSSRLWHISYPTGEARPILSDLNAYGQLLDLSADDTSLLAVQAQHQSNVWIAPADDLAAAEQITFDSLGTTNGWYGVDWLPGRRLVYTSFVDGNISLWTMAADGSGPVQLTSGANDFHISSSEVCGCVVFESDRGASKQIWSVNFDGSDLRQVTNSGKNVQPHISPDGQWITFASTRGDSHGLWMISTTRGEEILVLDKSVAFPRWSPDGRSIAFHSTRKGAITIAVVPIDGAGPLREYPTPRLANLNLGVRWTPDGKAITYRDWANGIWRQDIAGGEPQRLAGLPEEKVYAYAWSLSGHEIAFTRGQEIRDVVLLSMEK, from the coding sequence ATGACATCTGCGGCGAGAGAGTATTACTTCTTCGACGAATTTCGGCTCGACCTTCCGAAGCGGAGGCTGGAGCGTGACGGCGAGGCAATACCGCTCAAGCCAAAGGCCTTCGACCTGTTATTGGTCCTTGTAGAAAACTCCGGACAATTGATGTCGAAGGATGATCTGTTTCAGCTTGTCTGGAGTGACCGGATCGTCGAGGAATCAAATCTCTCTGTCCATATGGCGCAGATCCGGAAGGCTCTCGGTGAATCGGCGAAGCGGCCTCGGTATATATTGACGGTGTCGGGTGAGGGCTACAGATTCGTCGGGAACGTTCATACGAACGCTGACCCCGAATGTGAAGAGATATTTGAGCAACAGACCTTTGCAAGCATCGTCCTGGAATCCGACGTCGTTGATGAGCGTCCCGTTCAGACCGAAAACAATCGTCGTTGGGCAAATGGGCGACCACTTATCGTCGTATTTGGGTTGCTTGTCATATTTCTCCTCACGATTTTCGGCGGCTTTCTCATGCAGGATCGCTTTGCTGCCAAGACACAGATCCCGTTCCAGCGCTTCAGCATCAAGCGGCTGACGAATAATGGAAAAGTGACGTATGCATCCCTATCACCGGACGGAAAATTGTTTGCCTATTCAAAAGAACACAGAGACGGTCGCGCCAGCCTATGGCTCGGGCACGTCAACGGAACGAGTGAAGTACAGCTCCGCGAACCGGCCGAGGTCACTTACGCGTTCATCAAATTCGCCCCGGACGGTAGTACCTTGTATTATGTCGCGATCGACCTAAACCGTGCTTCAGCGCTTTTCAAAATGCCAGTGCTGGGCGGAAAGGCAGATAAGATCAAGGACGAGATCAATTTCATCTCGTTCGCGCCGTCGGGCGAAGAATTTGTTTTCGTTCGAAACGAAGCCGACAGGTCGACATTGAAGATAGCCGACTTGAGGGGAAACGAACGCGAATTGATCTCGCGCCCTCGAAGTCTTGAATTCAACGCCCGAACTCCGGCGTGGTCGCCCGACGGAAAGATGATCGCTGTCGCCGCTTTCGCTAAAGAGAACGCCGAAACGCAGGAAATCCTTATCGTCACGGTCGACGACGGGTCGATATCACGACTGACCGGTCTCGGGTGGCAACTCTACAGGTCGCTCGTCTGGCGAAATGACGCCAACGGGCTGATCGCGGTCGGATCCGAAAGAAGCCTGACCGTTAGTTCCCGGCTTTGGCACATCAGCTACCCGACGGGCGAAGCAAGACCGATCTTAAGCGATCTCAACGCTTACGGTCAGCTTCTCGACTTATCAGCCGACGACACGTCGCTGCTTGCCGTGCAAGCGCAACATCAATCGAACGTCTGGATCGCACCGGCGGACGATCTAGCCGCGGCGGAACAGATCACGTTCGACTCGCTTGGCACGACAAACGGTTGGTACGGAGTAGATTGGCTACCTGGAAGACGGCTCGTATACACGTCATTTGTGGACGGCAACATAAGTCTATGGACAATGGCAGCCGACGGTTCCGGACCAGTTCAGCTCACCTCGGGGGCGAACGACTTTCACATAAGTTCGTCCGAAGTCTGCGGGTGCGTCGTCTTCGAATCGGATCGGGGTGCGAGCAAACAGATCTGGAGCGTTAACTTCGACGGAAGCGATCTTCGTCAGGTCACGAACTCCGGTAAGAACGTACAGCCTCATATATCACCTGATGGACAGTGGATCACATTCGCATCTACACGGGGCGATAGTCACGGACTCTGGATGATCTCAACCACACGCGGCGAAGAGATCCTTGTGCTGGATAAATCGGTTGCATTCCCACGCTGGTCGCCCGACGGGAGGTCCATTGCTTTCCATTCAACGCGCAAGGGTGCCATAACGATCGCCGTTGTTCCGATCGATGGAGCCGGGCCTTTGCGTGAGTACCCGACGCCGCGGCTTGCGAATCTGAATTTAGGCGTTCGATGGACACCAGACGGCAAAGCGATAACCTATCGAGACTGGGCGAACGGTATATGGCGTCAGGATATTGCGGGCGGCGAACCGCAGCGACTCGCCGGTTTGCCGGAAGAGAAGGTCTACGCATACGCGTGGTCGCTAAGCGGCCACGAGATCGCATTTACTCGCGGACAGGAGATCCGAGATGTTGTCCTTTTGAGTATGGAAAAGTAA
- a CDS encoding RHS repeat protein — translation MTNYIYNSRGLVEEMNWDVGETGVTDAHDVEFGYDALGNRTSMTDGLGTVAYEYDPLSRMTAETRVFSDTLPNKPTGNYRIGYEYTIGGRLGSLTDPFGYRVDYAYDKLSRLQAVDSPTAFNGISTYAEDPVYDARGTLRGLSYGNGTEMSVTGFNGKLQATGFEVKKDATAIIGKEYEFYADGALKFVDDAMDEAFDRSYKYDHMGRTVEAKAGTAARGESPTGPHNFDQPYSRTYQHDAFGKITAFTGFFYGSESNLTVSFTNGRNSNWTYDSDGNVTADLDGSYDFDAAGRLVEIVPTDIDDENIDTLPVENHFDGNGDLAKLVRNAGSTDPDEITNYYIRSTILNRVISETTGAGAKQKTFIPANGVTLAEQSIFYGESAVETIRFIHQDASGSGVQQTLANGTAAGGVMRTGEYDAMGRNVADPGPYIALNTEMPGDGGSGIDLFGTGEGYRPGRNTYTINGLPATESQFMMEIESGHIGGTFGLIEMAARMSKGTYLGSRYSYADHAGRTWDGLDRDAAFGLQRETRGMITRHDFYFVNPMDSSWSVTALIVPISRALGQDIDGTPRKGKKGENAFERSLRAFLQDNPNCLGKLKELGVTNIETYLEQATENGRDASSGTGYAGRTLESLGFANTADFQYGDLSQTLSTFAGNYGAGAVANIATSTVYYFDPYNQQTAVQRGLTVFHEALHLAIRNGSHMAILAVLKLDLKREYSPGLVEFTFDQRTRKWITAQGPPTYMGDNYSAAQTINNWLSNNCGGERN, via the coding sequence GTGACAAACTACATATACAATTCGAGAGGGCTGGTCGAGGAGATGAACTGGGACGTCGGTGAGACGGGCGTGACGGACGCCCACGATGTCGAGTTCGGCTACGACGCTCTCGGCAACCGGACATCGATGACCGACGGCCTCGGGACGGTCGCTTACGAATACGATCCCCTTTCGAGGATGACCGCCGAGACCCGTGTCTTTTCGGACACGCTGCCGAATAAGCCCACCGGCAATTACCGGATCGGCTACGAATACACGATCGGCGGTCGGCTTGGGTCCCTCACCGACCCCTTCGGTTATCGGGTCGACTACGCATACGACAAGCTCTCGCGGCTGCAGGCCGTGGACAGCCCGACGGCATTCAACGGAATATCGACCTATGCCGAAGATCCGGTTTACGATGCCCGCGGAACTCTGAGAGGCCTTTCTTACGGAAACGGGACGGAGATGAGCGTCACAGGTTTCAACGGCAAGCTCCAGGCGACGGGGTTCGAGGTCAAGAAGGACGCGACGGCGATCATCGGCAAGGAGTACGAGTTCTATGCTGACGGGGCGTTGAAGTTCGTCGACGACGCAATGGACGAAGCCTTCGACCGGAGCTACAAGTACGATCATATGGGCCGTACGGTCGAGGCAAAGGCGGGGACGGCGGCAAGGGGCGAATCGCCGACCGGCCCGCATAACTTCGATCAACCGTATTCGCGGACGTATCAGCACGACGCATTCGGAAAGATCACTGCTTTCACCGGGTTCTTCTACGGGAGCGAATCGAACCTGACCGTCAGCTTCACGAACGGCCGCAATTCGAACTGGACTTACGACAGCGACGGCAACGTCACGGCCGACCTGGACGGGAGCTACGATTTCGATGCCGCCGGAAGGCTCGTCGAAATCGTCCCGACGGATATCGACGACGAGAACATAGACACCCTTCCGGTCGAGAACCATTTCGACGGGAACGGAGACCTGGCAAAGCTTGTCCGCAACGCGGGATCGACCGACCCGGACGAGATAACGAATTACTACATCCGCTCGACGATTCTGAACAGGGTCATCAGCGAGACGACGGGCGCGGGAGCCAAGCAGAAGACGTTCATTCCCGCGAACGGCGTGACGCTAGCCGAGCAGAGCATTTTTTACGGCGAGTCAGCGGTGGAAACGATCAGGTTCATCCACCAGGACGCGAGCGGCTCGGGAGTTCAGCAGACGCTTGCCAACGGGACTGCGGCGGGGGGCGTGATGCGAACGGGCGAATACGACGCGATGGGCCGCAACGTCGCCGACCCGGGGCCTTATATTGCCCTCAACACCGAGATGCCGGGTGACGGCGGGTCGGGGATAGACCTCTTCGGCACGGGCGAAGGGTATCGTCCGGGGCGAAACACATATACCATAAACGGCCTGCCGGCTACCGAATCGCAGTTCATGATGGAAATAGAGAGCGGTCATATCGGCGGAACATTCGGCCTGATCGAAATGGCCGCGAGGATGTCGAAGGGGACGTATCTGGGTTCAAGGTACAGCTATGCTGATCATGCTGGAAGAACATGGGACGGCCTTGACAGAGATGCGGCATTTGGACTTCAACGCGAAACCCGCGGCATGATCACCCGACATGACTTCTACTTCGTCAACCCGATGGATAGCTCGTGGTCTGTGACTGCTCTGATTGTTCCGATAAGCCGGGCACTCGGGCAAGATATCGACGGGACTCCTAGAAAGGGTAAAAAGGGAGAGAATGCGTTCGAACGGTCTCTCCGAGCGTTTCTTCAGGATAATCCCAATTGTCTTGGAAAGTTGAAGGAACTTGGTGTCACGAACATTGAAACTTATCTTGAACAAGCCACGGAAAATGGTCGCGATGCTTCTTCCGGAACTGGATATGCAGGACGAACGCTCGAAAGCCTCGGTTTCGCAAACACGGCGGATTTTCAATATGGCGATTTAAGCCAAACGCTTTCCACCTTTGCAGGAAACTATGGTGCTGGCGCTGTAGCTAATATTGCTACATCTACGGTCTATTACTTTGATCCGTACAATCAGCAAACAGCAGTTCAACGCGGACTTACGGTTTTTCATGAGGCATTGCATCTTGCAATTCGAAACGGATCTCACATGGCAATTCTCGCGGTTCTCAAACTCGATCTGAAGCGAGAATATTCTCCGGGATTGGTAGAGTTCACTTTCGATCAAAGGACTCGGAAATGGATAACAGCACAAGGCCCTCCTACATATATGGGCGACAACTACTCCGCTGCGCAGACCATCAATAATTGGCTAAGTAATAATTGCGGGGGTGAAAGAAATTGA
- a CDS encoding ankyrin repeat domain-containing protein — MNIRILGGGITLFLFLIGLTTPVALGQKPDPELETFLTRFPTPLLRAIALNNIPWLESEIKKGAAIDPVPGTKIDNSPLFLAISFRHFRILNILLENKANVNITGPLGETPLMLALFYKDSKDYIKILLEAGADVNAKSSGGTSVLMTAAEYADVEVLDMLLNKKPDVNHINEKGITALMVASNNADVVKRLLKAGAQLENKDVYGETAVFHAIREHRLEKLKTLIQAGARKEIANQDGLTPEALVKQISDASLREQMLAILDRSDRN, encoded by the coding sequence ATGAACATCCGCATTTTGGGCGGCGGGATCACTCTTTTTTTGTTTTTGATTGGTCTTACAACACCGGTCGCGTTAGGGCAAAAACCAGATCCTGAGTTGGAAACCTTTCTTACCCGATTTCCAACACCACTCCTACGGGCAATTGCTCTTAACAACATTCCATGGCTAGAGTCTGAGATAAAGAAAGGTGCCGCAATCGATCCCGTTCCGGGCACGAAGATCGATAATAGTCCGTTATTCCTAGCAATTTCATTCAGACACTTCAGAATTCTGAACATTCTTCTCGAAAACAAAGCTAACGTAAACATAACTGGCCCGCTTGGGGAAACCCCCTTAATGCTTGCATTATTCTATAAGGATTCAAAAGATTACATTAAGATTCTGTTAGAGGCAGGCGCAGACGTCAATGCAAAAAGTTCTGGTGGAACGTCTGTACTGATGACGGCTGCAGAATACGCTGACGTTGAGGTGTTGGACATGCTTCTTAATAAGAAGCCGGACGTCAACCACATAAATGAGAAAGGAATTACCGCCCTGATGGTCGCTAGTAATAATGCGGATGTTGTTAAGCGGTTGTTGAAGGCTGGCGCTCAACTCGAAAATAAAGACGTATACGGAGAGACAGCCGTTTTTCATGCGATTAGGGAACATAGATTGGAAAAGTTAAAGACGCTGATCCAAGCCGGTGCGAGAAAAGAGATAGCTAATCAGGACGGATTAACGCCGGAGGCCTTGGTGAAACAAATCTCTGACGCCTCACTCCGTGAGCAAATGCTTGCAATTCTCGATCGTTCAGATCGGAATTAG
- a CDS encoding lipid II-degrading bacteriocin gives MTAETRDFTDTLANAPNGVFRLEYTYTQGGQLKSLKDPYGEQINYAHDKLSRLSTVTGSSFGGVTSYASSPHYRAWGGLQSLSFGNATSMSVEFDTRLRPAAFELVKSGQQDPIMEKTYEYHSDGRLRKLSDAVDDRFDRLNEYDQMGRITSARTGLEARGGTPTTQPEIEAIPYRQSYEYNAFGNTTERVNDMWGTHNFSAERTFVNNRIQNQSQTVWEYDADGRITDNGGATLSTYNAAGQLIVYNRQLVPAGENEVTRHYNGDGMEEKRTQRILKEIEPEEWEWEQQPAKYYIRSTVLGGAVVTDVYDIGTKKRTYVRAGGQEIAWQNGDSGGSVVFQATDPVGASIRSAESDGDIFDAQGTESSPAELDPMGGNVATENPFVTQTGGSSCVGCGLLDEEDVLFVNGQRQSFALQGLPISREEAESLMQAGSAYPCPNNYCGAGTARNHQTGETAVTSPYQVFADGVGGRWVAEVTGSTIVDPNGNSTKGDYGVTGWHWREDESDTKLLVFANKHQLKCPERSKEHSFPAKDALDHYIGGSGRPVYISIDEITADFPLPSSFEPIRNLVQQGTQGGTSITHRIENIHSGPMETKGWQGAVLGRITFDLTGTLKIYEWGLTEFEGTIGVIPDIYDFDKGDRTVAKQISTYIGKTFPGKPYDIITLGRYDVQQSWNKYATLNSSCK, from the coding sequence ATGACCGCCGAGACGAGGGACTTCACCGACACGCTTGCCAACGCCCCGAACGGCGTCTTCCGGCTCGAATACACATACACTCAGGGCGGCCAGCTGAAATCGCTAAAAGACCCGTACGGCGAACAGATCAACTACGCCCACGATAAGCTTTCGCGTCTGAGCACAGTGACGGGAAGCAGTTTCGGCGGCGTGACGAGCTATGCAAGCAGTCCGCATTACCGTGCATGGGGCGGGCTGCAGAGCCTCAGCTTCGGGAATGCGACATCGATGTCGGTCGAGTTCGACACAAGGCTGAGGCCCGCGGCGTTCGAGTTGGTCAAGAGCGGGCAGCAAGACCCGATCATGGAAAAGACCTACGAGTATCATTCGGATGGCCGCCTGCGAAAGCTCAGCGATGCGGTGGATGACCGCTTTGACCGGCTGAACGAATACGACCAAATGGGCCGCATCACCTCGGCCAGGACCGGACTCGAAGCGAGAGGCGGAACACCGACCACCCAGCCGGAGATCGAAGCCATCCCCTACCGCCAAAGCTACGAATACAACGCCTTTGGGAATACTACGGAACGCGTGAACGACATGTGGGGAACGCACAACTTCTCTGCCGAACGGACATTCGTGAATAACCGGATACAAAATCAATCTCAAACGGTCTGGGAATACGACGCTGACGGCCGGATAACCGACAACGGCGGAGCAACGCTTTCGACCTACAACGCGGCCGGACAGCTTATTGTCTATAACCGGCAATTGGTTCCGGCGGGCGAGAACGAGGTGACGCGGCATTACAACGGCGACGGGATGGAGGAGAAGCGGACACAGCGGATATTGAAGGAGATCGAGCCTGAGGAATGGGAATGGGAACAGCAGCCGGCGAAGTATTACATCCGCTCGACCGTGCTGGGCGGAGCTGTGGTCACGGACGTATACGACATCGGCACAAAGAAGCGGACCTACGTCAGGGCGGGCGGGCAGGAGATCGCCTGGCAGAACGGCGACTCGGGCGGTTCTGTAGTGTTTCAGGCGACCGACCCGGTCGGGGCAAGCATCAGGTCGGCCGAATCCGACGGCGATATCTTTGACGCACAAGGGACGGAAAGCTCGCCCGCCGAGCTCGACCCGATGGGCGGCAACGTCGCCACCGAAAACCCCTTTGTCACGCAGACCGGCGGCTCCTCCTGCGTCGGCTGCGGCCTCTTGGATGAAGAAGATGTCCTCTTTGTAAACGGCCAACGACAATCATTCGCCCTGCAAGGGCTACCTATCTCACGCGAAGAAGCGGAATCGCTGATGCAAGCCGGTTCGGCCTACCCATGCCCCAATAACTACTGCGGTGCCGGCACCGCAAGAAATCATCAAACCGGCGAAACCGCGGTAACGTCACCGTATCAGGTGTTTGCTGATGGCGTCGGCGGTCGATGGGTTGCGGAGGTCACCGGCTCAACAATAGTTGATCCGAACGGTAACTCGACAAAGGGTGATTATGGAGTTACCGGCTGGCATTGGAGAGAAGACGAATCTGACACAAAGCTTCTAGTATTTGCAAATAAACATCAATTGAAGTGTCCAGAGCGATCGAAAGAACATAGCTTTCCGGCAAAAGATGCTCTCGATCACTATATAGGAGGATCGGGAAGGCCCGTTTATATCTCGATCGACGAAATTACCGCTGATTTCCCTTTACCAAGTTCGTTTGAGCCGATTAGGAACTTAGTTCAACAAGGGACTCAAGGAGGAACAAGTATTACACATCGAATCGAGAATATTCATTCCGGACCGATGGAAACGAAAGGTTGGCAGGGGGCGGTTCTAGGGCGAATAACTTTTGACCTTACTGGAACTCTTAAAATTTATGAATGGGGACTTACGGAATTTGAAGGAACAATTGGTGTGATTCCTGATATCTATGACTTTGATAAAGGGGATCGAACCGTCGCAAAGCAGATTTCGACCTATATTGGAAAGACGTTTCCAGGGAAACCGTACGATATCATAACCCTTGGCCGTTATGATGTACAACAATCATGGAATAAGTACGCAACTCTAAACAGTAGCTGTAAATAG
- the gyrA gene encoding DNA gyrase subunit A, protein MDSTLERNQINIEDEMRRSYLDYAMSVIIGRALPDVRDGLKPVHRRILFGMYEQGNVAGKAYRKSARAVGDVMGKYHPHGDSAIYDSIVRMAQDFSMRYPLVDGQGNFGSIDGDNAAAMRYTEVRLQKLTNEVLDDIEKETVDFQPNYDESLSEPKVLPTKIPLLLVNGSEGIAVGMATKIPPHNLTEILDATIAIIKDPAISIDELIKIVPGPDFPTAGFIYGREEIHRAYREGRGVIQMRAKAGIDRIGRGDRERDAVVITELPYQVNKARLIEKIAELVHEKKLDGISEIRDESNREGIRVVIELKRDAIPQVILNKLYKLTPLQSSFGIINIAIVDGQPKLLTLKAMLENFVDFRKEVVRRRTEFDLRKAQARAHILEGLNKAIDALDYIIPLIRSSRSVDEARQWLIANLATIDEVKTWRGISGGKTQAEFLKDLNKVMRSLEFSEIQAQAILDLQLRRLSALERQKILDEYEAIIRHIAELENILENESVLKQVIVDELHEVRKNFGDARRTAIIDAGVELTIEDLIADEDVAITVTNAGYIKRTPVSTYSRQGRGGKGRLGATAKNEDFVEHIFIASTHAYLMIFTDDGQVFKIKVHEIPEAAAAARGKAVVNLVQLSSERKLVAVMPVRDFGEEVYLTMVTKQGVIKKSSLGDYQNIRVTGINAINIDEGDELLDVIRTDGKQQIFIATRDGMAVRFNETDVRPMGRVARGVRGVNLRKGDFVVSVCAVSQAGTEKILSISEQGFGKQTQVDNYRLTKRGGKGVINMKTTAKTGKVVAAFPVEEDSEIMIITQQAKLIRLGVDKIRETGRSAQGVMLIRCGEDDCVTSASLLKSEGDEDDD, encoded by the coding sequence ATGGACTCAACTCTAGAGCGTAACCAGATAAACATTGAAGACGAGATGCGTCGGTCGTATCTCGATTATGCGATGTCGGTCATTATCGGCCGAGCATTGCCCGACGTCCGCGACGGCCTCAAACCCGTCCACCGCCGCATTCTTTTCGGAATGTACGAGCAGGGAAACGTTGCCGGCAAGGCGTATCGAAAATCGGCGAGAGCGGTAGGCGACGTGATGGGTAAATATCACCCTCACGGCGACTCGGCCATTTACGATTCGATCGTCCGAATGGCTCAGGATTTTTCGATGCGGTACCCGCTCGTCGACGGCCAGGGAAATTTCGGCTCGATCGACGGCGACAACGCAGCAGCAATGCGTTACACCGAGGTTCGCCTTCAGAAGCTTACCAACGAGGTGCTCGACGACATCGAGAAAGAGACGGTCGATTTCCAGCCGAACTATGACGAATCGCTCTCTGAGCCAAAGGTTCTGCCGACGAAGATACCGCTTTTGCTCGTCAACGGATCAGAAGGCATCGCGGTTGGAATGGCGACAAAGATCCCGCCGCATAACCTCACCGAGATCCTTGATGCCACGATCGCGATCATCAAGGACCCGGCAATTTCGATCGACGAACTCATAAAGATCGTTCCCGGCCCCGATTTCCCGACAGCCGGTTTCATTTACGGCCGGGAAGAGATACACCGCGCCTATCGGGAAGGCCGCGGCGTCATCCAAATGCGTGCGAAAGCGGGCATCGACCGAATTGGCCGAGGCGACCGAGAGCGCGATGCGGTCGTCATAACCGAATTGCCGTATCAGGTCAATAAGGCCCGTCTGATCGAAAAGATCGCCGAGCTCGTTCATGAAAAGAAACTCGACGGCATCTCGGAGATCCGTGACGAATCGAACCGCGAGGGCATCAGGGTCGTCATCGAACTGAAACGCGATGCGATCCCTCAGGTCATCCTCAACAAGCTCTATAAGTTGACTCCTTTGCAATCGTCATTCGGGATCATAAATATCGCGATCGTCGATGGCCAGCCGAAATTGCTGACTCTCAAGGCGATGCTTGAGAATTTCGTAGATTTTCGAAAGGAGGTCGTCCGCAGGCGAACCGAATTCGATCTGCGAAAGGCTCAGGCCCGTGCACACATTTTGGAGGGCTTGAATAAAGCGATCGATGCTCTCGATTATATAATCCCGCTGATCCGCAGTTCGCGTTCCGTCGATGAGGCCAGACAGTGGCTTATCGCAAATCTTGCGACCATCGATGAGGTCAAGACCTGGCGGGGCATCTCGGGCGGCAAGACGCAGGCCGAATTCCTCAAGGACCTGAACAAGGTCATGCGCTCGCTCGAATTCAGCGAGATACAGGCGCAGGCGATCCTCGACCTCCAGCTTCGCCGGCTGTCGGCTCTTGAGCGGCAAAAGATACTCGACGAGTACGAGGCTATCATAAGGCACATTGCCGAACTCGAGAACATCCTCGAGAACGAGAGCGTTTTGAAACAGGTGATCGTCGACGAACTTCACGAGGTAAGGAAGAATTTTGGCGATGCACGCCGCACCGCGATAATCGATGCTGGCGTCGAACTCACTATCGAAGACCTCATCGCAGACGAAGATGTTGCGATAACCGTTACCAACGCCGGCTACATAAAGCGAACACCCGTATCGACCTATTCGCGTCAAGGACGCGGTGGTAAAGGCAGGCTTGGTGCGACGGCCAAAAACGAAGATTTCGTCGAGCACATTTTTATTGCTTCGACTCACGCTTATCTGATGATCTTTACCGACGACGGCCAGGTCTTCAAGATCAAGGTGCACGAGATACCCGAGGCGGCCGCCGCCGCACGCGGAAAGGCCGTGGTCAATCTCGTCCAGCTATCGAGCGAGCGAAAGCTCGTCGCCGTGATGCCTGTGCGCGATTTTGGCGAAGAGGTCTATCTGACAATGGTCACCAAACAGGGCGTGATCAAGAAATCGTCGCTTGGCGATTATCAGAACATCCGCGTCACGGGTATCAATGCCATCAATATTGACGAAGGCGACGAATTGCTTGACGTGATCCGGACCGACGGCAAACAACAGATCTTTATCGCGACGCGTGACGGCATGGCCGTCCGCTTTAACGAGACAGACGTTCGCCCGATGGGCCGCGTCGCCCGCGGCGTTCGCGGGGTCAACCTGCGAAAGGGAGATTTCGTAGTATCGGTCTGCGCGGTATCGCAGGCCGGAACCGAAAAGATCCTCTCGATCTCGGAGCAGGGATTCGGCAAGCAAACTCAGGTAGATAATTACCGACTAACGAAACGCGGCGGCAAAGGCGTGATAAATATGAAGACGACCGCCAAGACCGGCAAAGTGGTTGCGGCGTTTCCGGTCGAAGAGGACAGCGAGATAATGATCATCACCCAGCAGGCAAAGCTCATCAGGCTCGGCGTCGATAAGATCCGCGAGACCGGACGCTCGGCTCAGGGTGTGATGCTCATTCGCTGCGGCGAGGACGATTGCGTCACCAGCGCTTCGCTCCTCAAATCCGAAGGCGACGAGGATGACGACTAA
- a CDS encoding PilZ domain-containing protein, translating to MSTTLTDKDQRRIQRYGLALPTRVEVKVDNKFTWNEVTRLEDISAFGAGFNLTRPVKRGRLLVISLPMPRQLRCYDYLEPQYRIWGLVRRCIPLGENAESQSYAVGVAFIGKHAPASFVENPSTLYELSEREDGGLWQISPASASPDESDLPTYLRRHTRFAIPESLLLEILDENGDVIASEVTVTENISLGGAAVFTSFSAELGSFIRVRSERHDLTIISIVRGKRLGGDGIVRLHLEFIDHLFPLQGIA from the coding sequence ATGTCAACAACTTTGACCGATAAAGACCAACGCAGGATCCAAAGGTACGGCCTTGCCCTGCCGACCCGCGTCGAGGTCAAGGTCGACAACAAATTTACGTGGAACGAGGTCACCAGACTTGAGGATATCTCAGCGTTCGGGGCCGGTTTCAATCTCACACGGCCGGTAAAACGCGGCCGACTGCTTGTGATCAGCCTTCCGATGCCGCGTCAGTTGAGGTGTTACGATTATCTCGAACCACAGTACCGGATCTGGGGTCTTGTTAGACGCTGCATCCCGCTCGGCGAAAATGCGGAATCGCAGAGTTATGCGGTTGGTGTCGCATTCATTGGGAAACACGCTCCGGCGAGTTTTGTTGAAAATCCGTCGACACTTTACGAACTTTCTGAACGTGAGGATGGCGGCCTTTGGCAGATCTCGCCAGCGAGTGCGTCACCCGACGAAAGCGATCTTCCGACCTATCTCAGACGTCACACGCGATTCGCCATACCGGAATCGCTATTACTGGAGATCCTCGACGAAAACGGCGACGTCATTGCAAGCGAGGTCACGGTGACCGAAAACATCAGCCTCGGCGGCGCAGCAGTATTCACTTCCTTCAGCGCCGAACTTGGCTCCTTCATTCGCGTTAGAAGCGAACGCCATGATCTGACCATAATTTCGATAGTTCGCGGCAAGCGTCTCGGAGGAGACGGAATTGTCCGACTTCACCTCGAGTTCATCGACCATCTGTTCCCACTTCAGGGCATCGCATAG